One window of the Misgurnus anguillicaudatus chromosome 8, ASM2758022v2, whole genome shotgun sequence genome contains the following:
- the LOC129450358 gene encoding claudin-10-like, which produces MAKRTVVMYVEIGCFVSCLCGWILICSTMATEYWTFSEVGSVMLTTGNYYSNLWMDCVSDTTGVSDCKYYPSLMDLSVFLHVTRALAIVSVILGFWAAVLALIGMKCTKVGGSELTNARITFGAALTYLISGFCGMIVYSMWGNKVRIDYLDPYYLEQKFELGAALFIGWGGSCLIICASAVMCYFSGRESFPQRFTQKKLRKPPSYMTAHTRRTFMLPGYSRPTTVIVSPSYQSNRHNNYKQSGGMSESQESRPSKLITPSRRPIDSAV; this is translated from the exons ATGGCGAAGCGCACTGTGGTTATGTATGTAGAGATTGGTTGTTTTGTGTCCTGTTTATGTGGCTGGATTTTGATTTGTTCCACTATGGCCACTGAATACTGGACCTTCTCGGAGGTCGGCTCTGTCATGCTCACCACCGGTAATTATTATTCAAACCTCTGGATGGACTGTGTGTCAGATACCACAGGAGTATCTGACTGTAAATACTACCCTTCTTTGATGGACCTCTCGG TTTTCCTCCACGTAACCAGGGCACTGGCCATAGTCTCTGTGATTTTGGGCTTCTGGGCGGCTGTGCTTGCTCTCATAGGGATGAAGTGTACCAAAGTTGGAGGCTCTGAGCTCACTAACGCTCGAATTACATTTGGAGCAGCGCTGACGTACCTGATATCTG GGTTCTGTGGTATGATCGTGTACTCCATGTGGGGGAATAAAGTGCGCATAGACTATTTGGATCCATATTATCTAGAACAGAA GTTTGAGCTGGGTGCTGCTCTGTTCATCGGCTGGGGTGGATCATGTCTGATCATATGTGCAAGTGCAGTCATGTGCTATTTCTCTGGGAGAGAGTCATTTCCTCAAAG GTTTACTCAAAAGAAACTCAGAAAACCCCCGTCATACATGACTGCACATACCAGACGGACCTTCATGCTGCCGGGTTACTCGAGACCAACAACCGTCATTGTGTCTCCTTCATACCAATCAAACAGACATAACAACTATAAACAGAGTGGAGGCATGAGCGAATCACAAGAAAGTCGACCTTCAAAATTGATCACACCCTCCCGGCGCCCCATAGACTCAGCTGTGTGA
- the cldn10e gene encoding claudin-10, translating to MKIRDMQIWGLLLSLMGWIFVACSIAMEGWKVASVGGQGGSSIITVGWYWSSLWRACYTDSAATSNCYDFPVLWAVEDHIQITRALLLAGMATGVLGFILSFVGMECTYIGGNDKDKKRSMFTGSFCHIISGLLSACGYAIYAHYVSSEFFNPRFDGLQFDLGTPLFLGWAGCAFQITGGFFFMVSVCKVQSKTYSRAPMSIVPASHSKTLRSYRTNLSVISEISSKSSLSSLSEVSSQAEPSAVSHVSSVKRQSSRTRRPSGSRRKSRSSVKSEVSRPLRSSMSTRLSRSDLNRRRSSAPAKTTTNLFNRNSYL from the exons ATGAAGATTCGAGATATGCAGATCTGGGGTTTACTCTTGTCGTTAATGGGCTGGATTTTTGTCGCTTGCTCTATCGCCATGGAGGGCTGGAAGGTCGCTTCTGTCGGAGGGCAGGGGGGAAGCTCCATTATCACAGTGGGATGGTACTGGTCCAGTTTGTGGAGGGCCTGCTACACGGATTCAGCTGCCACATCCAACTGCTACGACTTCCCTGTGCTATGGGCTGTGGAAG ATCACATTCAGATCACGAGGGCTTTACTGTTGGCCGGGATGGCCACTGGAGTGCTGGGATTCATCTTGAGTTTTGTGGGAATGGAATGCACCTACATCGGAGGAAATGACAAAGACAAAAAGCGCTCCATGTTCACAGGAAGCTTCTGTCACATAATAAGTG GTTTGCTGTCGGCTTGTGGTTACGCAATATACGCTCACTACGTCTCTTCAGAGTTTTTCAACCCCAGATTTGATGGATTGCA ATTTGATTTGGGAACTCCGTTGTTCCTCGGATGGGCAGGATGTGCCTTTCAGATCACTGGTGGATTTTTCTTCATGGTTTCAGTTTGCAAGGTCCAGTCTAAGACATACAGCAG GGCCCCAATGTCCATCGTTCCTGCTTCACATAGTAAAACTTTACGCTCCTATCGCACAAATCTGTCTGTCATCTCTGAAATCTCTAGTAAATCTAGCCTCTCATCATTATCTGAGGTCTCATCGCAGGCTGAACCATCAGCTGTGTCTCATGTTTCATCTGTGAAAAGACAGAGCTCCAGAACTCGACGGCCATCGGGATCCAGACGCAAATCCAGGAGCTCTGTTAAATCGGAAGTTTCTCGACCGCTGCGCTCCTCCATGTCCACAAGATTAAGCAGATCGGATTTAAACAGGAGAAGATCATCAGCTCCAGCTAAAACCACCACAAACTTGTTCAACAGAAACTCGTACCTCTGA